In Cydia splendana chromosome 26, ilCydSple1.2, whole genome shotgun sequence, the following are encoded in one genomic region:
- the LOC134803345 gene encoding phenoloxidase-activating factor 2-like, with product MYLLLLTVAAALAHPQTMSDENAILLEIFGTPPPQQGSTTLGLEDYTVRSTDATSTFTDGAGESCQCVPYYLCDDQLNGVDANNASVTGWGSLDIRFGKDDCQESVERCCKIPRTGPAPTPPPAPARPAGCGHRNRKGIDFNVIGGSGAEAQFGEFPWVVALMGPNGYIGVGSLIHPQVVITAAHVVAGQAPGSLRIRAGEWDTQTAKERLPHQERDVAETYIHSDFQSKNLKNDMALLRLSQPVELAEHIGLLCLPEQGESFESGRECVANGWGKDVFGQKGRYAVILKKVELPMVPHGICNQLLQRTRLGHRFRLHQSFVCAGGEEGQDTCKGDGGAPLACPIGNDRYKLTGLVAWGIGCGARDVPAVYAAAAMFRRWVDDKMAAWGFDTTSYSA from the exons CGATACTATTGGAGATCTTCGGCACCCCTCCCCCCCAGCAGGGGTCCACCACACTTGGCCTTGAAGAC tACACAGTCCGTTCGACCGACGCAACGTCTACATTCACAGATGGCGCTGGAGAGTCGTGCCAATGCGTTCCTTACTACCTGTGCGACGATCAGCTCAATGGAGTGGACGCTAACAACGCCTCTGTTACCGGATGGGGGTCTCTAGATATCAG GTTCGGTAAGGACGACTGCCAAGAAAGCGTGGAGAGGTGTTGTAAGATACCGCGCACCGGGCCGGCTCCGACAccgccgcccgcgccggccCGGCCTGCCGGATGCGGCCACCGCAACCGGAAGGGGATAGACTTCAACGTCATTGGGGGCAGC GGAGCGGAAGCCCAGTTTGGCGAGTTCCCGTGGGTGGTGGCGTTGATGGGCCCCAATGGATACATCGGCGTGGGATCTCTTATACACCCACAAGTGGTTATCACGGCAGCCCACGTTGTTGCGGG CCAAGCACCGGGGTCGCTGCGTATCCGCGCTGGCGAATGGGACACACAGACGGCCAAGGAGCGTCTTCCTCATCAGGAGCGGGACGTAGCTGAAACATACATACACTCAG ATTTCCAAAGCAAGAATTTAAAGAATGACATGGCTCTGCTGCGGCTGTCTCAGCCCGTGGAGCTGGCTGAGCATATAGGGCTCCTGTGTCTGCCAGAACAGGGCGAGAGCTTCGAGAGTGGCCGAGAGTGCGTCGCCAATGGGTGGGGCAAGGATGTCTTTG GTCAGAAAGGCCGATACGCTGTGATTCTGAAGAAAGTTGAGTTGCCCATGGTGCCCCACGGCATCTGCAACCAGCTGCTGCAGCGGACCCGGCTTGGTCACCGCTTCCGACTGCATCAGAGCTTCGTGTGCGCTGGGGGCGAGGAGGGACAGGATACTTGCAAG GGCGACGGCGGCGCTCCCCTAGCGTGCCCAATCGGCAACGACCGGTACAAGCTGACCGGGCTGGTCGCGTGGGGCATCGGCTGCGGCGCGCGCGACGTGCCGGCCGTGTACGCGGCCGCCGCCATGTTCCGACGCTGGGTCGACGACAAAATGGCCGCCTGGGGCTTTGACACTACCTCTTATTCAGCTTGA